The Halotia branconii CENA392 region TGCAAGAAATGTACCCCAACTTACCCCAACCTAACATCGAAGAACTAGGAGAACTCCGCACCATCGGTCAAATTGTTGATTATCTCCAGAAGTTAGCTGGAGGCGAAAAAAAAAACTCTCAGCCTAAGCTTGACTACCAGCCAGTCCAGATAATCGATAACGTTAGCCGTCGTCCAGCCAAACTGAAATTTCTACCTCCACCAGATAGCTTAGATTTCACGTTACCAGAGGGACACATCGGTTTAATCACTGATGATGGTTCCCTCACCACCTCTAAAGTAGCTCAATCTTTAATTGATCGCGGCTGGAAGGTAGTAGTTTTAAGTTTCCCCCAATCCCTTGTGCCTCAGCAATCGCCATTACCCGCCGGAGTAGAACGCGTAGTATTAGCCGATATGAGTGAAGAACTACTACAACACAAATTAGGTGCGATCGCTACTAATATTGGCACGATTGGCGCATTCATCCATATCCATCCTGTATTTGCAACGAGTCACACCAAAGGAATTTCTTATCTAGAACCAGAAAAAGCGATCGTTAAACACGTCTTCTTCATGGCCAAGCATTTGAAAAAATCCCTCAATGAAGCAGTCCGTTACCAACGTAGTTGTTTCTTAAGTGTGACTCGTTTGGATGGAGCCTTTGGATTAGAGCATAACAGTAACTTCGGGGCGATCGCGGGTGGTTTATTTGGATTAGTCAAGACCCTGAGATGGGAATGGCCAAAAGTCTTTTCTCGCGCGATCGACTTGAGTCCTACCTTAGATACTCAACAGTCAGCACAGCATATCATCGCCGAGCTACACGACCCGAATCTGTATATTTCCGAAGTTGCTTACGGTTCACAAGGACGCGTTACCTTAACTGCTTCCTTCGATAAATAAACGGGACTCACGCAAAAACTCTATGAAACTTTTCTTCCTTTGTGTTCTTTGCGTCCTTGGCGGTTCGTTTCCATTCAAATCTGAGTACGTAACAGAAGAACGAAATAGTCCTGAGAAATAAAAGTCTCTGCGTCTCGCAGAGAATTTAAGAGAGTTTTAGAGAGTTATTGCGTAAGTCTTAAAAAGGGAACTCCTGCATCTAAACATCCTACTCTGCACCTTCACTACAAAAGAGTATGCAACCAAATTTACCGGAGTTCCCTCCTTTACCAGATCTTCCTACTGCACCTAAACCTAAGCCTAAACCTGCCACTGTACCGGAACTTCCTCCACTACCGGAACTTCCCCCTTTACCCGATCTTTCACCATCAAATTAATATGACTATACCAACCCAGGTTCGTCCTTCATCGGTTTTTCTTGTCAGCGGTGGTGCAAAAGGAATTACTGCTCAATGCACCATCGAAATGGCACAGCATCAACCTTGCAAATTTATTCTGCTCGGACGTTCTGAAGTCTTGGACAATGAGCCGGATTTTGTTCAAGATTGTTTGGAAGAATCGGCGTTAAAAAAACGCATCATGGAGAATCTACTCGCTCAAGGTGAAAAGCCTACACCGATGAGTGTACAGAAAATATACAATAAGATTGCTTCCAGCCGAGAAATTAAAAAAACCCTAGCTGCTATTCAACAAACAGGCGCTCAGGCAGAATATATTAGTGTTGATGTCACAAATGTCGCCGACTTACAAACAAAATTAGCCGCAGCAGTTGAACGTACAGGAGCGATTACAGGCATTATCCACGGTGCGGGAAATTTAGCCGATAAATTGATTGAAAAGAAAACCGACCAAGATTTTGAAAAAGTTTATACAGCCAAAGTTCAGGGACTAGAAAATCTACTTAGTTGCGTCAACCCCAGTCAATTACAACAGCTAGTACTGTTTTCTTCCGTCAGTGGCTTCTACGGTAACATGGGGCAATCCGATTATGCGATCGCTAACGAAATTCTCAACAAATCAGCCCATTTAATCAAACAAAACTATCCTCAGTGTCACGTCGTAGCGATTAATTGGGGAGGCTGGGATAGTGGAATGGTGACACCAGAACTCAAAAAAGCCTTTGCGGAACGAGGAATTGAGATTATTCCTGTAGAAGTTGGCACAAAAATGTTAGTCAACGAACTGCATCCCGCCTTTCATGAAGCGACACAAGTAGTTATCGGTAGTCCCAGCATTCGACCACCAGCACCCCTAGATCCAGAACTAAAAAGCTACCGTATCCGTCGGCGGATGACAGTAGAAGCTAATCCCTTTTTACATGATCATGCGATCGCTGGTACTCCAGTCTTACCCGCAACCTGTGCCATGACCTGGATGATTAACGCTTGTGAAGAACTTTATCCAGGTTATCGATATTTACGTTGTAAAGATTTCAAAGTTTTGAAGGGAATTACTTTCGGCGAAAACTCTCCCAGTGAACACATTCTCGAACTACAAGAAGTTGCCAAAACTGATGCTGAATTTGTAGAATTTCAAACTACTATCCTCAGTAAAAATGCCACCGGAAAAACTCATTTTCATTACAAATCGCTGATTAAACTGGTGCGACAAATGCCAGATGCTCCCATTTATGAATCTGCAAATTTCACTGAAGATCACACCATTACCACTACTGGTAAAGATTTTTATCAAAATGGAGATTCGTCCTTATTTCATGGGCCAGCATTTCAACAAATCACCAGAGTTTTAAATATTAGTCCCCAAAAAATTACTATCGAATGTTGTTGGCCAGAAATCACAGCCCAACAACAAGGACAATTTCCTGTCCAATGGCACAATCCTTACACAACTGACTTGAGTACACAATCCTTATGGATTTGGTTAAATCACTATCATCAAGAAGTTTGTTTACCAGGACAGTTAACACATTCCGAACAGTATAGAGCCGTACCCTGTAACGCACCTTTTTATGTTTCTTGCGAAATTGAAGGCAAAACAGCCACTAGCGCCACAGCTAATTTTATCCTCCACGATCGCCAAGGAAAAATATATTCACGCATCTTAGGAGCAAAAGCAGTCATTGCACCAATGAACTTACACAAACCGAAGTAAATACTACTATAGCAATTCTATAAAAAGGGGCTAGATTTTTGTCAGTGGTCAGTGGTCAGTGGTCAGTTGTTAGTAGTTAAAGATGTTAGGACTTACGCAAGATCTCTCTAAAACCCTCTTAACTTTGTGTTCTACCCTGCGGGAAGCCGCTGACGCGTCTATGCGTCCTTGGCGATAGCCTACGGCAAGCCCTTCGGTCTACGTTTTTCCATTTCTTTGCGTAAGTTCTAGATGTTTTAAGACCACCCACTCTTAGGTTGGAGTATTAAACCAAATGACAACTAACAACTGACCCGCATAGCGTAGATAAATCTCAGTAGCAGAGCCGCTACTAATAAACTTCGTTGAGACATAGAAGACACAACGAAAAAATCAAAGTGTCAAAAATTCACCAACTCTTTAGGATTGCTATACTAAACTAGTATTATATCTCCTCCTTCTTCTCTTTTTCTGCGCCTTTGCGCCTCTGCGTGAGACAATCATCCTATCACCTTCGGGGAATAGCGTAATCCTTTCAAGTTTGGAAATATTTAGGGAGCGTAAATCCTACTGGCTTTCCTAAAAATTCTCCTATCGCCTAATACCCAACAAGGATATTAATAGTGGAAAAAATAGCCATCATCGGATTATCATGCCTCTTTCCTGACGCTAACAATCCTGAGCAATTTTGGCAGAATATTAGCCAAGGGAAAGACTCAACATCATCTGTAACAGTTGACGAAATGGGTGTAAACCCGACAATATTTTACGATTCAGTCAAAGGTCAACCGGAAAAATTCTACTTTCGTAAGGGAGGATTTATTCGCGACTTTAAATTTAATCCTAGCGAATATAATCTTCCAGAAAAACTACTAGAAGGATTAGATAACAGCTTTAAATGGTCACTATATGCTGCCAAACAAGCAATTATCGATAGTGGTTATCAAGATAACAGTAATATTCTCTCCAAATGCGGCGTAATTTTAGGAGCATTATCTTTACCTACCAAATTTTCCAATCAATTAGTTTCGCCCATTTATCAGCAAACAATGAATGGTGCGATCGCCGAACTTTTACAAGATCAAGATTTTCATTTAGCTGGCTTACCAACAACAGCTAAACCAGCCTTACACAATGCGAATATATGTGGTTTTCCAGCCGCCCTCATTGCTCAAGCTTTCTCATTATCTAGTACTCATTTTTGTATAGATGCAGCTTGTTCCTCGTCATTTTATGCAATTAAAATGGCATCTCATTACCTCAATTCCGGCAAAGCGGATTTGATGTTAGCTGGAGCCATCAGTTGTACAGATCCTCTATTTCTACGGATGTTATTTTCTGGTATTCAAGGATATCCAGACAACGGTATTAGCAGTCCTTTAGATAGAAAATCACGAGGATTAGTGACAGCCGAAGGCATTGGCATGGTTGTATTAAAAAGATACAGTGATGCCGTCAGAGATGGCGATCGCATCTTAGCCACCGTTTGCGGTAACGGACTTTCCAACGATGGCAAAGGTAAACACTTACTTAGCCCTAATTCTAAAGGGCAAACCTTAGCCTTTAAAAGAGCCTACACCGAAGCTCAACTTTCTCCTCAAACTATCGATTATATGGAGTGTCACGCTACCGGCACTTTGCTAGGAGATACCACCGAATTAAACTCCATAAAAACCTTTTTTGGTCAACACCAAGCAGCCCCTTTAATGGGTTCAGCCAAAGCAAACGTCGGACACTTACTAGTTGCCGCCGGCATGGTCAGCTTAACTAAAGCCATACTCAGCATGTCTCATGACACAATTCCACCAACCATCAACGTCACAGAACCCTTAGAAGACGAGAATAACGTTATTTCTCCCGAAAAAATAGTCACCACTCCCACCCCCTGGCCTAATAATTCCGTTAAAAAATATGCCGCCTTAAGCGCCTTCGGCTTCGGTGGAACCAACTCCCACCTGATTATAGAACAAACCAAAAACGAAGGATGAAATAAATTCTTCTTTGCGCCTTTGCGCCTACCGCAAGCGGAACGCCTAGCGGCGAATGCGTGAGATAAATCCATCCCTCCCACCTTGTTCATAATGTTAAAACCCCAAAATAACACCACCGATAAAATCGCCATCGTCGGCATGGATGCCTTTTTTGGCGAATGCAAAGACCTAGATACCCTTGAACGCAGTATTTACGAAGGCAAACAGCACTTCATCCCCCTACCTGCTCAAAGATGGTACGGCATAGAAGAACAAAAAGACTTACTCCAAGAATACGGATTAGCAGACGGCAAAGCCCCAATTGGAGCTTACATCCAAGAATTTGATATTGATACCTTAGCTTACAAAATCCCACCCAACGAAGTAGAAAAACTCAACCCCCAACAACTACTACTACTGAAAGTAGCCGATCGCGCCCTCAAAGATGCCAACATACCAGAAGGGGGTAACGTCGCTGTCATTATCGCTGCGGAGACAGAACTATCTGTACATCAGCTACAACAACGATGGAACTTATCTTGGCAAGTTAAAGACGGCTTAAATGCTGCGGAAATTACTTTACCTCCAGAGCAAATTGCCCAACTAGAAACCATCGTCAAAGATAGTATTCATCATCAAGTAGACATTGGTGAATATCTCAGTTACATCGCCAACATCATGGCCAGCCGGATTTCCTCTTTATGGAATTTTAGCGGGCCAGCATTTACCATCACGGCGGTAGAAACCTCAGCCTTCAAAGCCTTAGAAGTAGCGCAAATGCTTTTAAATACTGGCGAAGCAGATGCAGCCGTTGTTGGTGCTGTCGATTTGGTTGGTGGAGTAGAAAGCGTTTTACTACGAAACCAATGGTCAAAAATTAACACTGGTGCTAACACCTTGAGTTATGACCAAAAAGCCAACGGTTGGACAGTAGGAGAAGGGGCTGGTGCAGTCGTTCTCAAGCGTCATGATATCGCTAAAGCCAACGGCGATCGCATCTATGCAGTTGTTGATGCTGTAAGCTTTGGGTCAGTTTCTACTACTCCTGAAGTTTGTAATCAAGCTTTCCAAACAGCCGGGATTCAACCTGCCGAAGTTAAGTATGTAGAGGTTTGCGGTAGTGGTGTTCCCCAAGAAGACGCAGCCGAAATCACCGGATTGGTACAAGCTTACCCATCTGTAGGTAATGGTCTGCACTGTGCAATTGGCAGTGTCAAGGCCAATATCGGTCATACTCACGTAGCCTCTGGTATTGCCAGTCTGATCAAAACAGCTTTGTGTCTATATCACAAATACATTCCCGCTACCCCTAACTGGTCTGGTGTCAAAACCCCAGAAGTATGGCAGGGTAGTCCTTTCTATGTCGCTACCGAGTCTAGACCTTGGTTTTTGGCTAAAGACTCCACAAAGAGAGTCGCAGCAGTCAATGGTATGGGGTGTGATGGCACTCATGCTCATGTGATCTTGTCGGAAGAATCTGATCAAAAAGAGTACAGCAGTAAGTATCTAGAGCAAATGCCTTTTTATCTGCTGCCGATAGCAGGTGATGGACGCTCAAGTTTATTAGAGGCTCTAAATAGTCTCCAAGAAAGCATCGAAAACAGTTCTAACTTGTCCACTACTGCAAGTCAGATTTTCGCTAACTTTCAGCGTGAGTCTAAATACACTCTAGCGATCGCCGGACGTAACCAAAAAGAATTACTCAAAGAAATTGAATCTGCTCGTAAAGGTGTCAATAGTGCTTTTGAACGAGGTACAGATTGGCAAACACCTGTTGGTAGTTACTTTACAGCTAACCCACTAGGTAAAAAAGGGGCGATCGCTTACGTTTATCCAGCTGCGGTCAATTCTTACATTGGTATCGGTCGTAATTTCTTTCACTTATTTCCCAGAGTCCATGACGACTCAATGGTGAGAAGTATCTACAAACGTGCGGCTGATGTTGAGAGACTAGTTTTCCCCAGAAGCTTAAATAAGTTATCCATGAGACAACTAGAAACTCTCGAAAAGCGGTTGCTAGATGATTCTCTGGCCATGTTTGAAGCGGAAATGTTTTTTACCAGAATCATCACTACGATTATTCGGGATGATTTTCAAGTCAAACCCAAATATGTGTTTGGCTATAGCTTAGGTGAAACCAGCATGATGGTTGCTCAAGGAGTTTGGAGCAATTTTTATCAAGGTAGTAATAGCTTTAACTCGTCGGCTTTGTTTGGCGATCGCCTATCAGGGCCAAAAAATGCCGTGCGTGAATATTGGAACTTACCAAAAACATCTACAGCTTCCGAACAAAACCTCTGGGCTAACTATGTACTCATGGCTAGTCCATCCCAAGTGGTTGCCTGTCTTCAAAACGAGCAGCAAGTGTATTTAACTCAGATTAATACACCAGAAGAAGTATTAATTGCTGGGGAACCGACAGCTTGTCAGCGAGTGATTAAAGCTTTAGGTTGCAATGCCTTTCCGGCTCCTTTTGATCATGTCATTCATTGCGAAGCCATGCGATCGGAGTACGAAGAATTGGTAAAACTCAACACTTTACCATCACAAACAATTCCCGGTGTTGTATTTTATTCTGCTGCTGAGTATCAACCTATTACCCTTGATGATGGCACTGTGGCTCGGAGTATTGCTACAGGTTTGTCTCAACAACTTGATTTTCCCCGCTTAGTTAATCGTGTCTACGATGATGGGGCAAGAATATTTATTGAAGCTGGTGCTGGTAGTGTTTGTTCTCGATGGATTGATAAAATTCTGGAAAATAAAGAACACCTGACAGTATCACTTAATCGTAGAGGTATGGATGATCATACTTCTATTATTAAAGCCTTGGCAAAACTTGTAAGTCATCAAGTTGCCGTGGATTTATCGCCAATTTATAGTCCCGTCTTGGCAACTACCAATCAAAATAAAGCAACCCTCAGAACTGTAACATTGGGCGGTAATTCAATTACAGCGGCGATTTTAAGTGAAGAAAACCGTAAACTTTTCCAAAATCTAGCTGAAAAATTACGGCGCGATCGCTCCCAAAGACTGCATCAAAACATACCGTTTTCCCAACAAGTTGCTAGTAGTGACAGTCATCTTCATAACATTTCATCATCTCCAAATCAGCCAGCAGAAGTCCCAATGAAAAATATCATTGAACACGGTTTTCAATTTTCAGAACAATTACAATCTTCTGAGTTAACTACCACTCAACAAAAAACTTCATCTTCACCTGCTACAAATCACGAATTTGGTCACACAATCAGCATGTTTGATGTCAATCAATCTCAGTATCAAAAGCTGACTACTAACAATTCTCGGATAACCAAATCCCATAATGCTTTTTTACAAGCTAGACAAGATTTTAGTAAACAAATGAGCGAAATCATTCAACTACAGTTAGCGTGCGCTGAAAACTTATTGAATGAAGAACCCTAAAAATTTCAGCGTGAAGGACGAAGACTAAAAAAACTTCATCCTTCAGCTTTCATCCTTTCTAGGACTTACGCAATAACTCTCTAAAACCCTCTTAACTTTGCGTACTCTGTCTTTAAAAGTTTGTCACGGAGGGAAACCAACGCCACTTGCTACAAGTCGGGGAACCCGCCCAAAGCAGTGGCTCCTCCTTACAACTTTTCGCTGTGTCCTTTGCGGTAGCCTGCGGCAAGCCCTTCGGTCTACGTTTTTCCGTAGTCCTGTTTTATAGCTGGCGTAGGTTGGGTTGAGGAACAAAACCCAACATCCTCAAGACTTTGTTGGGTTTCGCTATCGCTCCACCCAACCTACTTTAAACTGCTTCACCGCTTGAGCGTCTACATTTTTCCATAATCCATTGCTTTTAATCCGAGGGATAGCTACTGTGACCACTGTAGATACACTACAAAACAAACACGATCATGGTCTTGATTTTTCCGCCTATGCCTACAATCAAAACTTGGGCTGGAAAGGATCTTTAGATGATGTATCTTTTGAACAAACAACCATTAAAGATAAATTACTAGCCTTAGAAAAACCTTGTTACATCGTCAAAGTTGCCGGAAAAATTGGTGTAACGAACGAAGGCTATTTATACCCTAATGAAAATAATACAACAGCACAAGTAGAACTAATAACTTCCACTGCCCCAATTAATATTCAACAGTTAGGAGATGCAAACTTTCTCTCCTTTCATGGTGTCAAATATGCTTATATGACTGGGGCAATGGCTGGCGGTATTGCTTCCGAAGAAATGGTGATTGCTTTAGGCAAAGAAAAGATTTTAAGTTCTTTTGGGGCTGGCGGTTTATCTCCAGAACGTATAGAAGCCGCAATTAATCGCATTCAATTAGCTTTACCTCATGGCCCTTATGCTTTTAATTTAATTCACAGTCCTAATGATATGGCGATTGAACGCCGGGCTGTGGATTTATACTTAAAATATCAAATCAGAACTGTAGAAGCTTCAGCATTTTTAGACTTAACGGCCAACATTGTTTATTATCGTGTTGCTGGCTTAAGTTTAAATGATGCCAATCAAATTGAAATCAAAAACAAAGTCATTGCTAAAGTTTCTCGTCGAGAAGTAGCAACTAAATTTCTGCAACCAGCACCAGAGAAATTCCTCAAAGAGCTTGTAGAACAAGGACTAATTACTCAGTTGCAAGCAAAGCTAGCGGCTAAAGTACCAATGGCTGACGATATTACTATTGAGGCTGATTCTGGTGGACATACAGATAATCGTCCTTTAGTTTGTTTGCTGCCTTCTATTATTGCTTTGCGCGATGAAGTTCAAGCACAATATAATTATGAACAACCCATTAGAATAGGCGTAGCAGGGGGAATCGCTACACCACAATCAGCCTTAGCAGCTTTTATGATGGGTGCTGCTTATGTGATGACTGGCTCAATTAATCAATCTTGTGTTGAATCTGGAGCTTGTAAACATACAAAGCAACTTTTAGCCCAAGCAGAAATGGCTGATGTCATCATGGCTCCAGCCGCAGATATGTTTGAAATGGGGGTAAAACTTCAAGTCCTCAAACGAGGTACTTTGTTTCCCATGCGGGCGCAAAAACTGTATGAAATATACAGAACCTACGACTCAATTGACAGCATTCCTCTCCCAGAAAAAGAAAAAATAGAAAAACAAATTTTCCGTAAGACAATTGCTGAAGTTTGGGAAGGAACAGCAACTTATCTATCACAGAAAAATCCTGAAAAATTAGGTAAGGCTGTCAACAATCCTAAATTAAAAATGGCATTGATTTTCCGTTGGTATTTAGGATTATCTTCTCGTTGGTCTAGTTCTGGAGAAAAAGGTCGAGAAGTCGATTATCAAATTTGGTGCGGCCCAGCAATGGGCAGCTTTAATGATTGGGTGCGTGGTTCTTATTTATCAGAACCAAACAATCGTCGAGTTGTTGATGTTGCTCATCACATCATGACTGGAGCAGCATTTTTATATCGGATTCAAAGTTTGAAAATTCAAGGAATGCAAATTTCTGATTACTACAGTCAGTATATTCCAGAGCCTTCCGTTCATTTTTCAATAACTGAGGTTTAGCATTTTTTTGTGTCTTAGTGTCTTTATGGTTAATCAAACACAAAGACACGAAGTGAAATCAACAAAACTACTTTCAAGGACGACAAATGAGTTCACCACATTCTCATACCGCCGAAGAAATTCAAGCATGGTTGACAGGGCATCTAGCTGAGATTTTAGGAGTTAAAGCAGCAGAAATAGATATTCGAGCGCCTCTTGATAGTTATGGTTTAGATTCTGCACAGGGGATGCTTTTAGCTGCCAAAGCAGGTAAATTTTTGGGCTTTCAGTTATCTCCTCTACTTTTATGGCATTACCCGACTATCGAATCACTTTCCCAACGTTTAGCAGAAGAATCTCAAGCGTCAGATTCGGAAGTATTTGAGATTTAAAAATTAAGAGTAGGAAAGTTGGGTGAGGTCATTAGATAAACAATTGGATTGGAAAACTTGGAAAATACTATGAATGCATCCGAAATTTTAGCAAGTCTCACCCAACAAGGTGTACAAATTTGGGTGGAAAATGAAAAGTTAAATATTCGTTCACCAAAGGGTGTATTAACTCCAGATATCCATGCAGAAATTACTGCACGCAAGCCAGAGATTTTAGAATTTTTACGCCGACGTAATACTACCAATACCTTTCCTACAGTACCATTACCTCAAGGTTTAAGTTTGCAAACTATTGGGCGATTAATTGGTGAAACTGGTGATCAATTAAATCCAGAATGTAAGGAACCAATTATTGATCCTAAACTCATGGCTCAAAGGCTAACTGTTACTTTTAGACCTTTGCCGAAGGGATATAAAAATGCAGAAATTCTCAAATTTCGGGCCGATTTAGAACAAAAGTTGCAAGAATACGGAGTGAACGTTACACCTTGGCAACAAGCCACAACTGAGTTTTGTTATCAATTCAAGATACCATTAATTAATCTCAAACAAAGTATTAAAACCAGGGTAGTTAAAACTGGTATTAATGCTGTAATTGATGTTGATAGACCACCCTCTGTCAGAAGTCGTTCTGAGACATTTGTGGCCGAGAAGCTTTATCAATTATATTCGCGCTTTATTTTAAAAGAGCGCAAAATTTCAGTTTCTCGAATTGCAAGTTTAATTGGCTGGGCGGAAGAATGCGCTGCCAAATATATTGAAGACCCTACCAATACTCAGGTCATTATTCTTACCAAATTAGATCAGGACTTTATCAATTTTCAAACTCCTTATCAGCAAAAAATTAAGATGGGTTTGAATACTCTAGTCAGAACATTTTCGGAAATTGTGATTGGAGTTTCTGATTCTCAATTCTCGATTTTAAATATGAATCTTTCCGATTCAGTCTTTGCTAGAGATGAGATTGATGGTTTTGTTTTAAAATCACTCATTCCTAAAGTTTATGTTCCTATTTTACCGTTGCCCTTGAGCAAATTTAAATTAGGTCAATATAACCCCCTGTCATCAAGTTACGCACAAAAGTTAGTTAGCTTAAGTACTCAGTTAGAGCATACTAATCTTTTTCCTCCTGGTTCTAAGCTGAGTGAAGTAATTAAAAGACAATCCCACAGAGATATTGTCAATGTAATTGTTAATGGCAGAACTGGTGTTTCTTACGGTTTTGTCGCTTATGCAGAACCACCACAATACGTTGGCGACATTGATATTCCTGAATATGAATGGGAAAACTTAGCGCCTGTTACTGGATTTAGTAGTAATGAAGTCCGCCAAAATGACGTTGGTAGACGATATTTAAAAACCAAAATAGGAGCAGAATATAAATTTAAGCAAATTCCTGATATTTGGATTTGTAGCGCTCGTTCTGGCTCTAATAAAACCAATTTGAATTTAGAAAGTGACATTCTCAGAATTGGTTTGACTGATAGATTATTGCTCGATTTACCACAAGGAGTTGATCCGACATTAGCAGATATTAAACCATCTTATGATGTTTATGTCATGCTAGCGATCGCCATGTCCGCATCTTTGTATGCACCCAACTTAATCAACAACGGTATGCCGATGATTCACTTCCACGGATACCCCTCTGTTGAGTGGTTGCAACAGCATGAATACTTCATGGGAGTCAACAATCCTTCTGTACCTTGTGGCACTTATGAATCAGGGGTATTTAACTTTTTAGGTATTTATAATTTGGTCAATCAATATGGCACAGATATTAATTTAGCCTGTTTGATAGAACCAGACCACGGTACTAATATCATCACTCCTGATTTGGAGTATCTCTTAACAAGATTAAAAGCTGGTTGTGAACAATCAGCAATTGAATTAGGCGGCAAACATTTTGCATCTTTAAAAGACAAACTAGCACTCGAACAACCCCAAGTTAACGCATAAAGACAAGCAGATGTGCAGGAAAAGAAGCAGGGGAGCAGGGAGCAGGGAGACAAGGAGAGAAGTGCGGTCTTGGGGTCTCCCCCTTTGGGTACTCTTCGAGAACTCCTTCGGAGAACGGAAGTTTCAACTCGACGGGAAGCGGAGGCACTCCGTTGGTGAAGCAGCGCGGTCTTGGGGAGCCAGTCCGTTGCGGGGGTTCCCCCCGTTGAAGGAACTGGCGTGGTTTCCCCCATGAGCGACTGCTGAAAGGGTTTCCCGGCAGCCGCGGAAGTGCCGTCCAAGACTTGAACTTCCTCACCAAGTGGAGCAACTTCTCCCAAGGGGGGACGCTACGCGCTAAGCGTAGCTATGCCACAGGCTTTACGGGAGAAAGAGGTAATTTTTCTTCATCCCCCGATCACTGAGCGTACTTGTGCTGAGCGTAGCCGAAGTAGCCGAAGTGTGCGCCCTACCCCCTGCCCCCTGCCCCTTG contains the following coding sequences:
- a CDS encoding PfaD family polyunsaturated fatty acid/polyketide biosynthesis protein, coding for MTTVDTLQNKHDHGLDFSAYAYNQNLGWKGSLDDVSFEQTTIKDKLLALEKPCYIVKVAGKIGVTNEGYLYPNENNTTAQVELITSTAPINIQQLGDANFLSFHGVKYAYMTGAMAGGIASEEMVIALGKEKILSSFGAGGLSPERIEAAINRIQLALPHGPYAFNLIHSPNDMAIERRAVDLYLKYQIRTVEASAFLDLTANIVYYRVAGLSLNDANQIEIKNKVIAKVSRREVATKFLQPAPEKFLKELVEQGLITQLQAKLAAKVPMADDITIEADSGGHTDNRPLVCLLPSIIALRDEVQAQYNYEQPIRIGVAGGIATPQSALAAFMMGAAYVMTGSINQSCVESGACKHTKQLLAQAEMADVIMAPAADMFEMGVKLQVLKRGTLFPMRAQKLYEIYRTYDSIDSIPLPEKEKIEKQIFRKTIAEVWEGTATYLSQKNPEKLGKAVNNPKLKMALIFRWYLGLSSRWSSSGEKGREVDYQIWCGPAMGSFNDWVRGSYLSEPNNRRVVDVAHHIMTGAAFLYRIQSLKIQGMQISDYYSQYIPEPSVHFSITEV
- a CDS encoding phosphopantetheine-binding protein, whose translation is MSSPHSHTAEEIQAWLTGHLAEILGVKAAEIDIRAPLDSYGLDSAQGMLLAAKAGKFLGFQLSPLLLWHYPTIESLSQRLAEESQASDSEVFEI